The genome window TGAACTACCCCGGCCTCAAGAGCAGCCCCTACCACGCCCTGGCCCAGAAATACCTGAAGCGCGGCTACGGCGGGGTGCTCACCTTCGCCATCAAAGGCTCTAAGGAAACGGCTACGCAGTTTATTGATAACCTAAAGCTGGTCAGCCACCTAGCCAACGTGGGCGACGCCAAAACGCTCATCATTCAGCCCTCGGCTACTACCCACCAGCAGCTTTCCGAAGAGGAGCAGCGCGCCGCCGGCGTGACGCCTACCCTCCTGCGTCTCTCGGTGGGCATTGAGCATTTTGATGATATCCGGGCCGACCTGGCCCAGGCCTTTGACGCGGTGCGCAATGTAGCCGCTCAGCCCGCTGATGTGGCCGGTAGCACGCTGCTGCCGGAGCCAGAACTCGAACACGCCGCTACGCTGGAAGTCTAGCACTTGAGAGGGGTTGATGTCCGGCGGCAGGTGAGAGAGCCGCCGGGCAGCAGCTTCCAGCCATGCGGTAAGCGGGCCGGCGCCGACGTTTTTTGTGAGAGAGGAACCATCGGAACATACGCCGCCCGCACCTGGCCGGGGCGGAGCCGGGCAAAATCGGCTCCGCCTGCGGGCTAGGATATACTAGCATGAACCCGAATGCCGCGCGAAGTTTCCTTTCGCGCATGGTTAAACGCTCCTCGTTGCCCTGGCGCGCCCCTAGCAACTACCCGCGAAGCAGCTTCCGACTTCGCTTTCCTCCGACCCGCGCTCCTTATTCCATGTCTTCCGAAGAGCCACACCTGTTCCGCCTGCCCCGGCCCCTGCGGCTGGAAAGCGGCGCTACCCTACCCCGGGTGGAGGTTACCTACCATACCTACGGCCGCCTCAACGCGGCCCGCGACAATGTGGTGTGGGTGTGTCACGCCCTCACGGCCAATGCCGATGTGCTAAGCTGGTGGCCCGGTTTGTTTGGCGCGGGTTGTCACTTCGATCCGGCCGACTGGTTTATTGTGTGTGCCAACGTGCTGGGCTCCTGCTACGGCACTACCGGCCCACTTACCCCGGACCCGCTAACGGAGCAACCAGCCTACCAGCACTTCCCGCTCCTGACTATTCGGGATATGGTGGCTGCGCACGAGGCCTTGCGGGAACATTTGGCCCTGACGTCGGTGCACACCCTAATTGGCGGTTCGCTAGGGGGGCAGCAGGCGGTGGAGTGGGCCGTACAGCGGCCCGAGCTATTCGAGAACCTGGTGCTGTTGGCTACCAGCGCCCGACATTCGGCTTGGGGCATTGCCTTCAATGAAGCCCAGCGCCTGGCCATTTTCGCCGACCCTACTTACGAAACGGCTACCCCCGCGGGTGGCGCGGCGGGCCTACGCGCGGCCCGCGCCGTGGCCCTGCTCAGCTACCGCAGCCCCGATGCCTACGACCGTACCCAAACGGACTCCGACGAGAGCAAGCTCGACGACTACTTGGCCAGCTCCTACCAGCGCTACCAAGGCGACAAGCTGGTGGCCCGCTTTAATGCCTACAGCTACGTGACCCTGTCGCGGGCTATGGACAGCCACAACGTGGGGCGCCGACGCGGCGGCGTAGCGGCGGCACTGGGCCGCATCCGGGCCCGCACGCTGGTGGTAGGCATTTCCTCCGACGTGCTGTTTCCGCCCCAGGAGCAGCAGTTGCTGGCCCGCCACATCCGGGGCGCTATGTACGCCGAAATGGATTCGCACTTCGGTCACGACGGCTTCCTGATCGAAACCGCCCAGATTACCCAATTCCTCGAACGATTCTACGTCCAGAGCTATGTCCACTAACGCTGCCTTCTCCGCCTCTGCTGCTTCCCTTGCTTCTACCACCCAGCCTTGGCGAGTAGGCCTCATTGGGTTTGGATGCGTGGGCCAGGGCCTTTTCGATATACTGAATCAGCAGCCTGAGGCCGGTTTTAGCATTGCCCGCATTGTGGTGAAAACGCCCGGCAAGGTGCGGCCCCTACCCTCCGATCGGTTTGAGTACGACGTGCAAGCGGTGCTAACAGACGATACCCTGGACGTGCTGGTGGAGGTAATTGACGATGCCGACGCAGCTTTTGAGCTGGTAGCCGAGGCCTTGCGCCGGGGCCGCCGGGTAGTCACGGCCAACAAAGCTATGCTGGCCCGCCACCTGCCTGAGCTCATCCGGTTGCAGCGCGAAGGCCAGGGCACCTTATTATATGAGGCCGCCGTGTGCGGCAGCATTCCGGTTATCCGGACCCTGGATGCGTACTTCAGCACCGAGCCGCTGCGCCGCCTCACGGGCATTCTCAACGGCTCCTCCAACTACGTGCTTACGCGCATGGGCGAGGACGGCTCCGACTACTCCCCGGCCCTGGCCGAAGCGCAGGCCCTGGGCTTTGCCGAAACCGACCCTACCCTCGACATGGGCGCGTTCGATCCGCGCTCCAAGGCCGTGCTGCTGGCCGCCCACGCCTATGGGGCTTTTCTGCAGCCAGAGCAGGTGCTCAACCTCGGCATCGAAGGAATCAGCGCGGTGGATGTTGCGTTTGCCGCCAGTCAGAGCCAGAAAATTAAGGTAGTGGCCGGCCTGCAGCGCCTACCCGACGGGCGCGTAACGGTGCTCGTAACGCCCCAACTCATCGGCCCCGAGTCGCCACTCTACACCGTGGATCAGGAGTTTAACGGCGTGGTCATTGAGGCCGATTTTGCTGGTGAGCAGTTCCTGCGCGGACGCGGCGCGGGCGGGCACCCCACCGGCTCGGCCGTCCTCGCCGATTTGGCTGCCTTGCGCCAGGGCTTTGCCTACCAGTACGCCAAAGCCGCCGCGGCCCCTACCTACGCCTCCGACCTGGAAGTGGAAATCTACCTGCGCACCGACGAGGACCGCATCATCGACTTGCTCGATTTCAGCGAAATTTCGGAAGAAGCTGACGAGGACGAATACGTAGTGGGCTACGTGGCCCTAGAAAACCTGATTCGCCACCGCGACACCCTGCGCAAGTACGGCGCCTTCATCGTCCGCACCGGCCGCCTCCGTCCCATCAGCGTCGGCACAGAACTGGCCGAGGAAGTTTCAGCCTAAGCCGCAGCCTCTCGCTGACGTAGCGCGCTGAAGAGACGCGACACCTAGCGTCTCGTCGTTTTGATGTTGTTTATGCGGGGCTTTTCATCGCCAACCGGTCTAGCACCAAGACGCAAAATATTGCGTCTCTACAATCTTATGCTTGTCATTCCGAGAGCAGCGAGGAATCTGGGGTAAGCCGTTGCATGGTGAACTCAGGTTCCTCGCTCCCGCTCGAAATGACAAGTGGTTATTAAGCTTCGATCGGGGCCTGCTTCTCCTACTTATTTACCGCTCTGACTTCGGGGTGCTGCCTTGTGGTGGCGCGGGAGGCGTGGGGGTAGGTGCGGCATCAGCGGCGGGCAACGGCAGGGCTGGCTCGGCAGGACGCTGGGTTGAGTCGGGCGTGGATTTCAGCAAATCGGGCCGCCAGGTTATTTCATCGGGGGTCGGCAGGCCTTGTAGTCCGATGCGCCGCGGCAGCAGCAGGGCCGTAACCTGCGCCGCCCGGCGCGGATTCAGGGCGGCTGCCAGCAACGGCCCGGGCGCTCCTACCCCCAGCAAGGGCCGCAGAAAGTCGCGCATGGCAAAAAAGGCCGAATCGATATACGTCGGCTCGAACGAGTACGGCACGTGGCCCGCCCCGCGCAGCCGACGCAGCACGTTGGGCACCCCCACCGCGTTGGCCCGCAGGCGTAACGCCCCGCTGCCGTACACCAGTTGGGGCGGCAGCGCCGAGCCGACCGTGCCGCGCCCATACGGTACCAGCCCGTCGCGGGTGCCGTGGACGCTGCACAGGGGTACATCCCCCGCTTCGAGCCAGGTAGCGCGGGCCAGGGCACCGCACAGGTTAATTACCCCGCGGGGCCGACTGCTGTAACCGGCGTGGCCGCCGCTGCCTTCCAGTCCGCCCAAGGCTTTCAAATCGAGGTAGGCCGGTACTTCGGCGGCTTTGTTGAGGTAGCCCGCTTGCAGAGCCATAAAGCCGCCGGCCGAGGAACCACCCACAAACACGTAGCCCGGATGCACCCGAAACTTCTTCGCAGTAGCCGCATCGTGCCGAAAAAACCGTACCGCCGCGCGCATATCCTGAGTAGCCCGAATGGCGGCCCGCCCGATGCCCACGGTGTCAAACGGAAAGAAATACAGCCGGTAATCAATGGTAGCGGCCACGTAGCCCAACCGGGCCAGCCGGTTGCACAAGGCCGTCATCACGGCGTCGTCGCGGGTGCCGGTCAGGAAGCCACCCTCGTGGGCCAGCACCACCAGGGGCCGGCGGCGCACGGTGTCGCCGGTGGGCTCATACACGTCCATGTATAAGGTTTGCGACATGCCCAGCAGGGTAGTGACTTGGGCAAACTCCACGTTGCGGCGTACCGTCACCTGCCGAAACACGGGCCGGTGGTAGCGGCCGTGGGTGGTATCGGGAGCTATTTGGGCGCGCAGGGCTGCGGGCCAGCCGATACTCAGCAGGAGAATTAGAAGAAAGTAAAAGCGCATACACAGGGGCCGCGTCCGGCGCAAGCCACTGCAAAGATACCTCGCCCACCCTGGGTGCCTCACGTTGAGGTTGCGTTTTTATAGCCGTTTGGCAGGTAGGTGGACCCCTCCCCCATCCCCTCCCAATAGGGAGGGGTGCGTTCTAATGAAGCTGTTAGTTGTTAGCCACTAGCTCTTCGTCTGGGCCCCCTCCCTACTGGGGAGGGGCCGGGGGAGGGGTCCGGCCGCGCTACCCATGCACTAACTTGAAAACCGCTGTAGGTGGCCTAAACCGCACGGCAGAGCGCAGCTCCCGTTTCGCGCTACGGCCCGTTTGCTTAGGTTTGCGGCTACTGACCTTCCGACTTCTATGCCTACTACCGCTCCCGCTCCACTTCGCCCCGGCGACCAGGTTGCTATTGTTTGTCCTGCCCGCAAAGCGTCCCATGAGGAGCTGGCGGCGGCGGTTGCTACCCTCGAAAGCTGGGGGCTGCGGGTAGTGTTGGGGGCTAGCACCAACGTGAGCCACCACCAATTTGGGGGCGAGGATGAAGTACGCCGCCAGGATTTTCAGCAGCAACTCGACGACCCCAGCATCCGGGCTATTCTGTGCGCCCGGGGCGGCTACGGCACCCCGCGCATCATTGATGGTCTCGATTTTTCCCGCTTCGCCCATGACCCGAAATGGGTGGCCGGCTTCTCTGACATTACGACGCTTAATTGCCACCTACTAAAGCTCGGGCACCAGAGCATTCATGGGGTAATGCCCATTTTTTTCCATCAGGAAGGCGGGCAGGAATCGGTGGAAAGTTTGCGCCGGGCGCTGTTTGGGGAGGAAACGCGCTATACCATCCCGGCCCACCCGCTCAATCAGCTCGGCACGGCCACCGGCGAGCTGGTAGGCGGCAACCTGAGCATGTTGCAAACCCTGACCGGCACCGCCTCCGACTGCCCCACTGCGGGCCGCATTCTGTTCCTGGAGGATATTGACGAGTACTTGTATTCCATCGACCGAATGCTGGTGCACCTGGACCGCACGGGCAAGCTCCAGAACCTGGCCGGCCTGCTGGTGGGCCACTTCACCAACCCCCAGGATAACGCCGTGCCCTACGGCCAGACGCCCAACGAAATCATTCAGCACTACGCCGGCAAGTACGGCTTTCCTATTGCGCACGGCTTTCCAGTCGGCCACGAGCCCCAGAACATGGCTCTCATCTGCGGCCGCACCGCCCGCCTGACCGTGGAGGCCGCCGGCGCCCGACTGGAATACGTGTAACCCACCATTACCCATCATGCCTATCAACATCCGACCTCTAGAAGTTGCTGAGTTTCCCTCCTACCTCAACGGCTTAGTTGCGCTGCTCCAGGATGCCGTTGATTCGGGCGCTTCCGTGGGGTTCCTGCCACCCTTAGCAGCTGAGGAAGCCCGCGAGTATTGGCAGGAAATCGGGGTTGCGCTGTCGTCGGGCAGGGTTCTGCTGCTGGCTGCGGAAGAGGAGAATGGCGAGCTGGTTGGTACGGTGCAGCTGCACCTGGCCACCAAGGCCAATGCCACGCACCGCGCCGAGGTAGCCAAGCTGCTGGTTCCTACCTGGGCCCAGCGGCGGGGCATCGGCCGCCAGCTCATGCAGGCCGTGGAAGAACTGGCCCGCCAGCAGCACCGCACCACACTGGTACTGGACACGCTGCAAGGCGCGGGGTCGGAACTACTGTATCATGGGCTGGGCTACGTAGCGGCCGGCGCCATTCCGGCCTTCGCCCGCGGCGCCGATGGGGAGCTGCACGCTACCGTGGTATACTACAAGCTGCTTACTAGAACAGGTTTAGTTTAGAACGTAATCGACCTTCATAAAAAAGCCCTGACGAACTATGTTGCCAGGGCTTTCCAGGAAATTCAGACGGGCTTCTTACTCGGCGTAAATGGTCGTCAGCAGGGTTTGGCCCACGGCCTTGAGCGTCCGCTTGTCAATGATGCTCATGTTGTCCTGGGTGGTGTGGTGGTAGGGCTGAAACTCCCCGTTGGGCAGGAAATCGATGATGTCGATGGTGCGCACGCCGGCCTGATTGGTGAATACATGGTCGTCGGTGATGCCCGGACTGTCGCTGAATAAGAAGTAGTCGGAGTAGCCGAGCTGGGCGGCTGTATTCCAAACTTTATCCACCACGTCGCGGGCCTGTTGGCGGCTGAGGTCCTCGCGGCTGAAGCGGCCGTTTTTGGCACCCACCATGTCCAGCAGTATGCCGTAGTTGGGCTTGTAGTTGGTGGGCACCATGTTCTTGGCCCAGTGCTGGGAGCCCAGGCACCAGCTTTCCTGGCCCGGAGGTAGCAGGTTCTTTTTCTCGCCCTGGGTGCTACCATCGTAGCCGTAGTCCTCGGAGTCAAACAAGATAAAATCGACCCCGACGCCGGGCGCGGCGGCATCCTTTTGCTGGGACAATACGCGGGCCATTTCTAGGGCAATACCTACCCCACTGGCCCCGTCGGAAGCCCCATCGAGAGGCGCATTTTTCTGCTCCTTGTCTTTGTCGGCGAAGGGGCGGGTATCCCAGTGGGTGAAAATGGCAATGCGGCGCGGGGCCTGGGGCATGTACTGAGCAATGATGTTGCGCGACTTCAGCATCTTCCCATCAAAGGCCATGGCCTCAAACGGCTGCTCTTTTACTGATAGGCCCGCCGCCTTGAACTGCCCAATTATCCAGTCCCCGGTTTGCACGTGGGCTTTGGTATTAGGCACGCGCGGCCCGAAGGCTACCTGCTTGGCCGTGTAAGCGTAGGCCGAGTCGGGGTTGAAAGCCGGGGCCTGGGGTAGCGCGGGCTGGCTGGCCGCGTTGTTTTCGGTTTCGGCAGTGTCCTTTTTGGCCGGACAGGCGGTGAGCAGCAGCAGGGCCACCAGCGAAGCCGGCGCAAGACGAGAGAGAAGGTTCATATACAACAAGTACAAAGTAGAAAGAACGTCAGGCAGAGGCGCCGCCGAAGCATCTCGCGTGCCGATGTTGTGATGGTAGCCGCCATTCCGGGCCCCGCGAGGAATCCTGCTCGACTGACGTTGGCGTTACTACCTAACGATTCGAGCGAGATGCTTCGGCGGCGCTTCTGCCTGACGTTCAACCGGGTCGGTTTACTCTTCGCTATACGCCCAATCGACGCCGGCTTTCGTATCCTTTACCACAATGCCCTGGTCTTTGAGGGCCGTGCGGATCCGGTCAATTTCGCCGTAGTGCTTGGTGGCTTCGTCGGCGTTGCCTTCCTCGCGGGCTTTGGCGGCGCTTTGCTTGGCGTTGGCGTAGAAATTTAGGGTCAGGCCCAGCAGGTCCTCTACGTTGGCGCGGGGCTCGTCCCGCAGGCCCAGCACATCTTGCACCAGCGTCCGGAAGGTAGTAACGGCGGCAGTTAGCGCTTCATTGCCCACCTGCGCCAGGGTAGGCAGGTTGGCGGCGTACCCGTTGAGCTTGCGTAGCAGGTTGAACAGGCTGGCAATGGTGCGGGCCGTGTTTAGGTCGTCGTTGAGGCCGGCGAAGCAGTCCTGAGTGAGCTTGCCTAGCTCGGCGTCGGCCGCAGCGGTGTCGGTGGCTGGTGCGGTGCCTGCGGGCAGCACCAGCTTTTCCAGCAGGCGCAGGCCGTTCATGAGCTTGCGGTAGCCCTTGCGGGCCGCCTGCAACCCCTCGTCGGTAATATCAACGGTGCTGCGGTAGTGGGCCTGGAGCAGGAAGAAGCGCACCGTCATGGGCGAGTAGGCCTGAGTAAGCGTATTGTTGGTGCCTTCAAACAGCTGGCTGATGGTAATGAAGTTGCCCAGCGACTTGCTCATTTTGGCCCCGTTCACCGTAATCATGTTGTTGTGCATCCACACCTGGGCCTCGTTGGTAGGGTGGTTGCAGGCCTGGCTCTGGGCAATTTCGCACTCGTGGTGGGGGAACATCAAGTCCAGCCCGCCGCCGTGAATATCGAACTCGGCGCCGAGGTACTTGCGGCTCATGGCCGAGCACTCCAGATGCCAGCCCGGGAAACCCTCGCCGGGCGCCTCCCCGAAGGGCGAGGGCCAGCGCATGAGGTGGCGCTCATCGGCCCGCTTCCACAGGGCAAAATCTAGGGGGCTGCGCTTTTCGTCCTGGCCGGCGAGGTTGTCGCGGGAGCCAGCCAGCAGCTCCTCTACCACCCGGTTCGAGAGCTTGCCGTAGCCGCGGCCGGCGGCGTTATAAGCCGGCACATCAAAGTACACCGAGCCGTTGACCTCGTAGCCAAAACCATTGTTGATGATCTGCTGAATCATCTCAATTTGCTCGATGATGTGGCCACTGGCCCGGGGCGTGATGTCGGGCGGCAAGCAGCCCAAGGCCTCCATGTGGCCCTGGTAAAGGTTGGTGTACTGCTCGGCCACTTGCATGGGCTCCAGCTGCTGGGCGCGGGCCCGCTTGCTGATTTTGTCCTCGCCCTCGTCGGCGTCGCCTTCCAGGTGGCCTACATCGGTGATGTTGCGCACGTAGCGCACGGTGTAGCCCAGGTAGCGCAGGTAGCGCGTCAGCACATCGAACACCACCGGGCCGCGGGCGTTGCCTACGTGGGCCTCACTATAAACGGTTGGTCCGCAGAGATACACACCCACAAAAGGTGCGTGCAAGGGCTGAAACGGGGCTTTGCGGCGGGTAAGCGTGTTGTAGAGCGAGAGGGGTGGCTGCATGAGTGCAAAAGTAACCGCAGATTTTGCAGAGTAAGAGGATTGCGCAGATTTTGTAACCCGTATGCTTAGGCTCCGTCTGATGGTGGCCCATACTAACAGCTAACCGCATTAAATAGCTGCTTTCAGCCCCAATATTTCCGCAACTAAGCACAAACAGCCGCTCAAACAGTACAAAGTGCCGGCTCGGTAGTTTATAAAGTTCCCTGGGTAGTTTATACTGACCTGTTTCTGGTATAAAACTCTTGACTATGGTTGCTTCCCGGCGAGGCGGTAGGTAGCGGTACTAGGGAAATGGTCGGAATACGGAATTTCGTAGTGCACCCAGTAGTCGTCCACAATCCACTGCGGGCTGGCAAACTGATTGTCGATGCGCACGAAGGGTAGGCGACCGTTGTAGGTGCTGCCGACGCCGTTGCCCAAGCTGGCCCAGGCGTTCTGGAAATGGTCAGCCAGCTGGTCGTAGCTGTAGCTATAGGGCACGTCGTTGAGGTCGGCGCAGAGCAGCATGGGGTAGCGGCACCGCTCGAAGCGGCGCACCAGCGTGTCTACTTGCCAGTGCCGGGCCACGGCCCCGCGCTTAAAGCGCCGCAGCAGCCCCAGTCCTTTTTGCTTGAGGCCGGCCTTGCTGGAGTAGCTGTCTACAATGTCTTTTTCTTCCATGCTCATGCTCTGCAGATGGAAGCTGTACACCCGAATCGTGTCGTGAGAAGGCAACCGGACGTCGGCCCACATGGCGTGGTTCTGGGTCAGTTTGCCGAAGCTGATGGTGCCTTTATTAACAATAGGGAAGCGGCTAAAAATGGCCATGCCGAACTCGGCGCCGGCGCTATTGGTCAAGGTTTTGGAGAGAAACACCTGCCGCCCGGCTTGTCGCCCGATTATATCGACGGTGCGGAACACGTTACCGTCGCGGGAGCGGGTACCCACGGGCTCATTGTAGAATTCCTGCAGGCACAGAATATCGGCGGGGTTTTCGGCCACCCAGCGCACCATTTCCCGGGAGGACTTTAGGCCGGCGTCGCGTAGCTGGGGGTACACGTTGAAAATGCGCACGTTGGCCGACAGCACCTTCACTACCTGGCCGGTTTGGGCGGCGGCCGCCGGAGCTACCCGGAACGGATGCACTGCCAGCCCGCGCTGAAAATGAGGCCAGGTAAGCACCGCCAGCCCCAACGGCAGCAGGGCCACCGGCCAACGCCGCAGCAGCCAGTACAGGCCCGCCAGCAGATTAAACGCCAGGGCTACGGGTAGCGTGAGGGCCCCAAAGATGGCCGGCCAGAAGGTGTAGGCCGGAACCTGGGCGCAGGCAATGGCTGCCAGCACCCACAACATCAGCAACACGGTACACGCAAAGGCAAACGAACGACGCACGGGCAACCTTTTTCCAAACAACAGGATCAGGGGCAAAGGTAGGAGTTCCGCCCAAGCTGGCGCTACTCGGCGCGGCATGGTTTTGGCGCGGCTTTGCGTACCTTTCCTTCCCTGATTACTTCCTGCCAATGACCAAATTTACTACCCTCATTATCTTCTTATTAGCTTTCCTTCACGCTGTTCAGGCGGCCGTTCCTCCCGGCCCGCAGGCCCGGTTTGCTTCGCCGGTGCCGGAGCCCAGTCTGGAGTTTGTGGAAAACCGCGGGCAGTGGGATGCTCGGGCCCGCTACATGGCCGAGCTGCCGGCCGGCCGGCTATTCCTAACCGCCACGGGCTTTACCTACACCCTTGCCGACGCGGCCGCCCTCCGGGCTGCCCATGAGCATACCCCCGAGGCTACCGCAACCCGGCTGCGCAGCCATGCCTACTCCGTTACATTTGAGGGCGGTAACAGCCACGCTACTATTCAGGGTGGCCAGCCGACCGGCGAGGTGCGCAACTACTACCTCGGCAACGACCCGAGCCACTGGGCCAGCCAGGTGCCTGGGTTTCGGGAAGCAACTTACACCAACGTGTATCCTGGCATTGGAGTCCGACTCTACGAGAATGCCAATCAGCACCTGGAATACGACTTTATGGTGGCGCCCGGAGCCAAGCCGAGCCGTATTCGCCTGCGCTACCAGGGCCCGGAGCGAGTTGAGCTGACCGAAGGCGTGCTGCGCATTCATACCTCCGTGGGCGAGGTAGTAGAACAGGCGCCGCAGGCCTGGCAGGAAGGCCCCGACGGCCAGCGCCACCTGATAAGCTGCCACTACGAGCTACAGAACGGCGTGGTGGGCTTCCGCCTGGGTGCTTATGACGCGCGCAAGCCGCTGGTCATTGACCCAACGGTGGTTTTCTCGTCTTACACCGGCTCCAAAGCCGATAACTGGGGCTTCACGGCTACTTACGATGCGCAAGGCAACATGTACTCCGGCGGCGTGGCATTTGGGCCTGGCTTCCCTACCTCCCTGGGCGCCTTCGACCAGTCGTTTTCGGCCGCCATGGACATGGCCATCATCAAGTACAACACTACGGTAAAGGGTAGCGCGGCCCGCTTATACGCCACTTATTTAGGCGGAGAAGCGGCCGATGCGCCGCACAGCCTAGTAGTGAATGGCAGCGACCAACTAGTGATTCTGGGCAGCACCAGTTCCCTCACCTACCCCGTTTCGCAGACCGCCTACGACCGTAGCTTCAATGGGGGCGTTGCCGTTGATCCGTTGAGCAGCGGCGTTAATGGCGTCACGCGCTATGCCAATGGCTCTGATTTGGTTATCTCTATTCTGAATTCCCAGGGCAATGCGCTGGTAGCCTCTACCTACCTCGGCGGCAGTGGCAACGATGGGTTAACGCTTAACCCAGGCATCGTTAACAATTACGGCGACGCCTTCCGGGGCGACATCATCACGGACGGGGCCAACAACGTGTACCTGGCTTCTACCACGCAAAGCGCCGACTTTCCGGCAACCAGCGGTGGCCAGAGTACCCGTCAAGGCGCCGCAGATGCCGTCGTTGCCAAGCTCAGCGCCAACTTAAGCACCGTTCTCTGGAGCACACTGCTGGGCGGCTCAGCCGTTGAAACTGCCTGCTCCATCCAGCTCAGCACCGATCAGCGGGTATACGTGGCCGGCAGCAGTACCAGCACCGATTTTCCGACCACCACCGGCGCCTTTCTGACCGCCAATCCGGGCGGCACCAACGGTTTCGTGGCCCGTTTTCCGACTACCGCCAATACCTTGCAGGCAGCTACCCTGCTGGGCACCAGCGCCAACGACCTGGCCTATTTCGTGCAGCTAGACGGTAGTAATAACGTGTACGTGCTAGGGCAAACCCAGGGCCAGTACCCACTCACCAGTGGCCTGTACGGCGTGGCCGGGGGGCAACAGTTTATTCAGAAACTCACCCCCGACCTAAGAACCGGCCTCTACTCCACGGCCTTTGGCAGCGGCCGCCCGCTGGCGCACGATCTGTCGCCTACGGCGTTCCTGGTTGATGACTGTGAGCGAGTGTACGTGTGCGGCTGGGGCGGTAACACCAACCGCAGCTTCGGCATTTCTTACATGGCTCAGCTGCCCGTAACGGCCAATGCCATCCAACGCACCTCCGATGGCTCCGACTTCTATCTGGTGCAGTTCGGGGCAGGTTTGCGCACGATTGAGTACGCCACGTTTTACGGCGAAACCGGGGGCTCCGGCGAGCATGTGGATGGCGGTACTTCCCGCTTCGACAAGCGCGGCATGGTGTACCAGGCCGTGTGTGCCAGCTGCCGGAGCACCCAAGGCTTTCCGGTACCGCCCAGCGCCAGTTATTTTTCCACTGTAAACGGTAGCACCAACTGCAACAACGCAGCTTTCAAAATAGACTTCGGCATTACCGTAGCTGACCCCGGCCCTACCCAGTACGTCTGCGTGAACAATGGCCCGGTAACACTGGGCGGGCAGCCAGCCGGCGGCACCTGGACCGGCCCCGGCGTGACGCGGTTACCGAACGGCTCCTACCAGTTTCAGCCCACGGCAGCTCTGGTGGGGCGCAACGTACTACAGTATACCGTCACAACCACGGGCGTCTGCCAAAGCACCCGCCCCCTGCGCATGATTGTAACGCCGAACCAGACTGTTGCCATTGCGCCGGTACCTGCGCTGTGCGCCGATGGGGCCGCCGTTACCCTGCAGGCTACCCCTGCCGGGGGCACCTGGAGTTCCACCAGAGGCTTGGCCGGCAACGTATTTAACCCGCAGCAGGCGGGCGCTGGCACCCACACTCTCACTTATTCCTACTCTGACTCCCTGGGTTGCGGCACGGCCAGCCGGGTAATAACGGTAAACCCGCTGCCAACTCCTACGGCCGGCCCCAACCTCACCCTGTGTGCCTACGAAACCCAGACGCTGACCCTGACGGGCGCTACCCCCGCGGGCGGCACTTGGAGCGGCCCCGGCGTCACGCCCGACGGCCGCTTTACCCCGCCCGATACCAAGCTGCGCGGTGGCATCTTCACGTTGCGCTACACCGTAACG of Hymenobacter sublimis contains these proteins:
- a CDS encoding DUF7948 domain-containing protein, producing the protein MTKFTTLIIFLLAFLHAVQAAVPPGPQARFASPVPEPSLEFVENRGQWDARARYMAELPAGRLFLTATGFTYTLADAAALRAAHEHTPEATATRLRSHAYSVTFEGGNSHATIQGGQPTGEVRNYYLGNDPSHWASQVPGFREATYTNVYPGIGVRLYENANQHLEYDFMVAPGAKPSRIRLRYQGPERVELTEGVLRIHTSVGEVVEQAPQAWQEGPDGQRHLISCHYELQNGVVGFRLGAYDARKPLVIDPTVVFSSYTGSKADNWGFTATYDAQGNMYSGGVAFGPGFPTSLGAFDQSFSAAMDMAIIKYNTTVKGSAARLYATYLGGEAADAPHSLVVNGSDQLVILGSTSSLTYPVSQTAYDRSFNGGVAVDPLSSGVNGVTRYANGSDLVISILNSQGNALVASTYLGGSGNDGLTLNPGIVNNYGDAFRGDIITDGANNVYLASTTQSADFPATSGGQSTRQGAADAVVAKLSANLSTVLWSTLLGGSAVETACSIQLSTDQRVYVAGSSTSTDFPTTTGAFLTANPGGTNGFVARFPTTANTLQAATLLGTSANDLAYFVQLDGSNNVYVLGQTQGQYPLTSGLYGVAGGQQFIQKLTPDLRTGLYSTAFGSGRPLAHDLSPTAFLVDDCERVYVCGWGGNTNRSFGISYMAQLPVTANAIQRTSDGSDFYLVQFGAGLRTIEYATFYGETGGSGEHVDGGTSRFDKRGMVYQAVCASCRSTQGFPVPPSASYFSTVNGSTNCNNAAFKIDFGITVADPGPTQYVCVNNGPVTLGGQPAGGTWTGPGVTRLPNGSYQFQPTAALVGRNVLQYTVTTTGVCQSTRPLRMIVTPNQTVAIAPVPALCADGAAVTLQATPAGGTWSSTRGLAGNVFNPQQAGAGTHTLTYSYSDSLGCGTASRVITVNPLPTPTAGPNLTLCAYETQTLTLTGATPAGGTWSGPGVTPDGRFTPPDTKLRGGIFTLRYTVTENGCAASATRQVVLAPSPTVNFPLSVPECTNFPQYTGLAPFTCTFEPVLTGGSYEWDFGDGSPISREEKPSHLYTAAGTYTVKLTARYANCTVETSFVPVIVGDVFVPNIITPNHDTKNETFIPRFSCRPATLRVFSRWGTKLYETDNYRNDWRADNLPDGTYYYHLKDADGRSVKGWVTVQR
- the cysS gene encoding cysteine--tRNA ligase; translated protein: MQPPLSLYNTLTRRKAPFQPLHAPFVGVYLCGPTVYSEAHVGNARGPVVFDVLTRYLRYLGYTVRYVRNITDVGHLEGDADEGEDKISKRARAQQLEPMQVAEQYTNLYQGHMEALGCLPPDITPRASGHIIEQIEMIQQIINNGFGYEVNGSVYFDVPAYNAAGRGYGKLSNRVVEELLAGSRDNLAGQDEKRSPLDFALWKRADERHLMRWPSPFGEAPGEGFPGWHLECSAMSRKYLGAEFDIHGGGLDLMFPHHECEIAQSQACNHPTNEAQVWMHNNMITVNGAKMSKSLGNFITISQLFEGTNNTLTQAYSPMTVRFFLLQAHYRSTVDITDEGLQAARKGYRKLMNGLRLLEKLVLPAGTAPATDTAAADAELGKLTQDCFAGLNDDLNTARTIASLFNLLRKLNGYAANLPTLAQVGNEALTAAVTTFRTLVQDVLGLRDEPRANVEDLLGLTLNFYANAKQSAAKAREEGNADEATKHYGEIDRIRTALKDQGIVVKDTKAGVDWAYSEE
- a CDS encoding endonuclease/exonuclease/phosphatase family protein, with translation MPLILLFGKRLPVRRSFAFACTVLLMLWVLAAIACAQVPAYTFWPAIFGALTLPVALAFNLLAGLYWLLRRWPVALLPLGLAVLTWPHFQRGLAVHPFRVAPAAAAQTGQVVKVLSANVRIFNVYPQLRDAGLKSSREMVRWVAENPADILCLQEFYNEPVGTRSRDGNVFRTVDIIGRQAGRQVFLSKTLTNSAGAEFGMAIFSRFPIVNKGTISFGKLTQNHAMWADVRLPSHDTIRVYSFHLQSMSMEEKDIVDSYSSKAGLKQKGLGLLRRFKRGAVARHWQVDTLVRRFERCRYPMLLCADLNDVPYSYSYDQLADHFQNAWASLGNGVGSTYNGRLPFVRIDNQFASPQWIVDDYWVHYEIPYSDHFPSTATYRLAGKQP